The Solea solea chromosome 19, fSolSol10.1, whole genome shotgun sequence genome has a window encoding:
- the LOC131446489 gene encoding phospholipase A2, minor isoenzyme-like, with the protein MNTFQIMFLMASGLSLAWSLNGRSLNQFRDMILCVMPDSWPVLDYADYGCYCGKGGSGQPVDELDRCCEVHDQCYTDAMQHPECWPVFDNPYTEFYDYDCDKQRKVITCGNKNNECEMFICECDRKAAECFARSPWNPENEHLPSDKCQKRNSLPNIHIS; encoded by the exons ATGAACACATTTCAGATTATGTTTCTCATGGCTTCAGGGCTCTCTCTTG CCTGGTCTTTAAATGGAAGGTCCCTCAACCAGTTCAGAGATATGATCCTCTGTGTAATGCCGGATAGCTGGCCTGTTTTGGACTACGCTGACTATGGCTGCTACTGTGGAAAGGGAGGCTCTGGCCAACCTGTGGATGAGCTGGATAG GTGCTGTGAAGTGCATGACCAGTGTTACACAGATGCTATGCAGCACCCTGAATGCTGGCCTGTGTTCGACAACCCTTACACTGAGTTCTATGACTATGACTGTGACAAACAACGCAAGGTGATCACCTGTGGCA ATAAGAACAATGAATGTGAGATGTTCATCtgtgagtgtgacaggaagGCTGCAGAGTGTTTTGCCAGATCACCTTGGAACCCTGAAAATGAACATCTGCCCAGtgacaaatgtcagaaaaggaaTTCACTACCAAACATACACAtttcataa